From the genome of Latilactobacillus curvatus JCM 1096 = DSM 20019:
CAATACTTGGATGGTCCAAAAGCCCGCTAGAATATGACTGATTACAACGATTGTCCCAACACAAATAAAATGGGCCTGTAGAATGCCCCTTAATGATGCTACTGGCCATTTTTTTAATGTCCCATAAATCACCACCGGCACACCATGACTATTGTAGGCACTGCCCATCACGCCTGATATTATCCCAGCTAAATAATCCCAATGATGTGACTGTAAATGTTGCTGCTGCACGTGATGTCGGTGTAACTGATAGCGATTATAGCTGCCATAAAGGATTAAAAAACCAGCTAACGTTCTCAACACAATCGTCGTTGGCACATACGTCATCAGCGCTATCCCGACTGGCACACCCAATAATGAACCAATCACTAGTCGCCTGACAACCGCTATATCAATCTGTTGGCGGTGGCGAATCACTGCCGGAATCGACACAATTAGTCCCAGCGCGCCAATCAAAGCCGTTGCCGCTTTTAAATCAATCGCTATTAGGGCCAATAATGGCATCGTTACTAATGCCTCGCCAAACCCAAAAACCGTTCTGGTAAAAGCGCCCAACGCAACGATCAAAAGAATCATAATTATTGTCATCCAGAAATCCTTCCTAAACCGTTTTGTTCCACACAACCTTTTCAAACTGCGTGCCTTTACTTTTTAGTACGGATAGACTTGCATTAGCAACCATTTTTTGTGATCGAATTTCCTCAAACGGAATCCCTAGTAGTGTGTTGATAACAAACAATAAAATAATCCCATGCGCAACAACTAATACATCACCATCAGGATACGTCGTTTGAGCAGTCTTAATCGCGAGCATCCCACGTTCTAAGACCGCCTGGTAGGACTCCGCGTGAATCTGTTTGGCATCAAACAACTCTGGATGATGGAAGTAATTTTCATATTGTGGATGGTTCGTCAAACTAGCACCAGGTTGGCCTTCCCAATCACCAAGTGCCATTTCTTTTAAATCATCCACGACCATGATTGCCGGTTGTGATTGATTAGTCTGCGACACTATCGCATCCATTGTTTCAACGGCACGTGTTAATGGTGACGTCAGTAACGCATCAAAAGACTGGTCCGCTAATAAACTACCTAGTCGTTTAGC
Proteins encoded in this window:
- a CDS encoding sulfite exporter TauE/SafE family protein; amino-acid sequence: MTIIMILLIVALGAFTRTVFGFGEALVTMPLLALIAIDLKAATALIGALGLIVSIPAVIRHRQQIDIAVVRRLVIGSLLGVPVGIALMTYVPTTIVLRTLAGFLILYGSYNRYQLHRHHVQQQHLQSHHWDYLAGIISGVMGSAYNSHGVPVVIYGTLKKWPVASLRGILQAHFICVGTIVVISHILAGFWTIQVLQLLGLSLPLLLVVIPLGNWVSTRIDSRTMVRYIYDLLIVFGCLLLYKTL
- a CDS encoding histidine phosphatase family protein, with translation MTTFYFVRHGETMVNRAQCFNGGGTNSTLTEAGQAAAKRLGSLLADQSFDALLTSPLTRAVETMDAIVSQTNQSQPAIMVVDDLKEMALGDWEGQPGASLTNHPQYENYFHHPELFDAKQIHAESYQAVLERGMLAIKTAQTTYPDGDVLVVAHGIILLFVINTLLGIPFEEIRSQKMVANASLSVLKSKGTQFEKVVWNKTV